The genomic DNA TCACAGCTAAAATTCCAGAAACGGAAACACCGAACCCGAAGAATCCGCTCAAGGCGTCAAGAGATGTAACAAAGTGGTAGGCGTTAAAGTTGTTCTTCTCGTTAAGCtttacaagaatatatatacaatcacaAGAACCCTAAGAGAATATTCTAGACTTGAGTACCAAGACTCTttacaatagaaaatataacataagtgtagatatttatagatatttatACAATAGTCcctaatactccccctcaaaTTGGCGCATGAAGATCCCGAATGTCCAACTTGCGTAGAAGATAAGAAAATTGCGGACCGCCAAGAGACTTAGTGAAAATATCAGCAAACTGGTTGGAAGTGTGTATCTTGAAGGTCGCAATAAGCCCAACCTTGAGTGCATCACGTACAAAATGACAATCAGCTTCAATGTGCTTAGTATGCTCATGGAAAACAGGGTTTGCGGCAATATGTAGAGCAACTTGATTATCACAGAAAAGTGATATAGGAGTATCATGCTGAACCCCAAAGCAGGATAGAAGTTCACGTTCCCACTTCAATTCACCCGTCGTGTAACGCATCGCCCGATACTCCGCTTCAGCAGAAGAGATTGAAACcgtcttctgcttctttgttttccacGCAATAGGAGACCCACCTAGAAGTATAACATAGCCAGACAACGAGCGACGAGTAAGAGGACAAGTCTGGtaatcagcatcacaatagGCAGAGAGTGTAAGATCAGTATTAGCAGTCAACAAAATCCCTTGTCCAGGACAGCCTTTAAGATAATGAACCACCCGAAGTGCTGCTTCCCAATGTTTGACCTGCGGTTGCTTGAGAAACTGTGCAAGAATATGAATAACATAAATAAGATCAGGACGTGTAACCGTGAGATACACTAAGCGTTCGACAAGACGACGATATCGCCCTAGATCAGCATAAGGACCTTCTTCAATGACTTGCAACTGATGATTCTCTTCCATTGGACTCGCAAATGGCCGGGAGGCTAACAATCCACATTCGTCAATAATATCCAAAGTATATTTGCGTTGAGACAAATAGATACCCTGCGGAGATCTTGCAACCTCGATACCCAGAAAGTATTTGAGATGacccaaatctttcattttaaaaCATTCACTCAAATACTCCTTAAACTGAGAAATAGTTCTCGAATCATTGCCACCAATCAacagatcatcaacatagaccaAAACGTATAGCCTCATATCTCCACGTTCAAGTAAAATAATGAGTAATCAGGATATGTCTGAACAAAACCATACTCGAGTAAAGCATTTGTTAGTTTGGCAAACCAACAACCGGGTGCCTGGCGCAATCCGTACAAAGACTTGCGAAGGCGTAAAACTTTATTTTGACCCGATCCTCGATAACCTGGAGGTAATGTCATGTAGACCTCTTCCTCTAAGTCACCATGAAGAAATGCATTgtgaacatccatttgatgcACCTCCCAATTCTTTGCAGCCACCACTTTAAGAAACATTCGAATCGTAGTCATCTTGGCAACAGGAGCAAAAGTTTCTTCATAATCTTTCCCTGCAATATGTCGATCCCCTCGAATAACCAGACATGCTTTATAGCGTTCGATAGAACCATCAGAACGATGCTTAATGGTGTAAACCCAATGACACCCAAGTGCTTTCTTTCCCGGGGGTAGATTGGTTTCATACCATGTATTAAGCAATTCAAGAGCATCAACCTCAAAACCCATTGCCTCGCACCAAACCTTTATTTGAACAGCTTCAGCGTATGTCTTTGGTGCCACTGCAGCAGTAACTGCCGCAAGAAAAGCCCTGTGCTTATCCGAGAAACGATCACATGTAACATAATTTGAAATCGG from Camelina sativa cultivar DH55 chromosome 7, Cs, whole genome shotgun sequence includes the following:
- the LOC109125439 gene encoding uncharacterized protein LOC109125439, which produces MRLYVLVYVDDLLIGGNDSRTISQFKEYLSECFKMKDLGHLKYFLGIEVARSPQGIYLSQRKYTLDIIDECGLLASRPFASPMEENHQLQVIEEGPYADLGRYRRLVERLVYLTVTRPDLIYVIHILAQFLKQPQVKHWEAALRVVHYLKGCPGQGILLTANTDLTLSAYCDADYQTCPLTRRSLSGYVILLGGSPIAWKTKKQKTVSISSAEAEYRAMRYTTGELKWERELLSCFGVQHDTPISLFCDNQVALHIAANPVFHEHTKHIEADCHFVRDALKVGLIATFKIHTSNQFADIFTKSLGGPQFSYLLRKLDIRDLHAPI